The Candida orthopsilosis Co 90-125, chromosome 3 draft sequence sequence GGATCGAGGCTTTGGCTTGGCACTGAATAGgatattttattttattaaTGTAGCAAATACACTAGTTAGATGTCATCCATCTTGCGCCATTTGCGAAAGATGCTGTCATCGCGTGGGCGAGATCTAAGCCTAGATCTAATTCACAACAAGTAAAGGAAGATTGCACCTCAGTCATCAATACTATAGCTTCGCTTGAGGGTTAGTCACtcttttcctttctttAATCCAGGGGTCAAATTAACTTATGATTTTGCAGCAAAGATTTTTGTTAAAGAGTTGCCTAACAATAAGCACAGTAGGCAAGTTTGATTCTTACAATAGCCTATTTACCGACCTAGCGAAAGATACATTTGCATTCTAGGTACAAAGTAGTGTTGATACTCTTATTGTCCCCCCAATATTCCACTGTTAATAACTTGGTAGCGACATCGGCcataaatttttcatccCAAATAGGCAATGAGATCATATACTGAAACAATCAACTTGCAATCTGCATGGACTCTTTCAATAGTTCTACATTACCGTTCAAAGCTTCAAAGCATCAAGCTGCAGGACACGATGGATGCATGACCCTGGACTCGTTATTTATTAAACCTACTACACGTCAAGAACTAGACTTTTATACAGAAACAGTGAGGCGTGATGTTGTAAAAGAGGAATCTTCCGAAGAAGGTGTTCCTTTAGGCACATTACTTTCTCATTGGATGCCTACTTTTTTGGGTAGTTTGCAAAAAGGAGAATTATCGACTGATTCGATACTGGGAGATTTGTTGACTTCATCTGCTTGGCAAGATAATGCCTTGGTTCAAGACGACAAAGAGTATATTGTGCTTCTGAATTTATATCATGGATTTAAGAAGCCAAGTATTTTAGACATTAAACTAGGATCCAGGTTGACTGATGATGCAGTAACTCCCTTGGAAAAAATTCAAAGGTTGCAAAAAGTAAGTGAGTCTACAACCAGTGGATCACATTCATTTCGAATTTGTGGTATGAAAGTATACAATGGGGATGACGAAACCAAGCCAAATGAGCTTTTTACAGGTATGAACAATACTATAGCTGTTGCAAATGGTGAATACGGGGATGATTCGTCAGAATCGAAGTCGTCACATAAATATTTAGTATATGACAAGTTCTTTGGTCGATCATTAGActcaaaaacaatacaacaagGATTGAAACTATACTTCAAACCTATACTTTCCAATAAACCTATTTTTGTCTGCTTGCTCaccaatttgattcttAGATTGCAATTGATATTTAATTGTTTATTGGATTGTGATACAAGAATGTATTCAGCtagtttgttgtttatttatGAAAGTGACCCTGAAGTGTTGTCTCAAGTTGCTATTGCAGATTATCAAGATCATGACCCTTTGGTTAAGgagtttgatttgagtgatgatgatgatgatgatgatgatgatggtaaagatgaagataaagATAAAGATGAAGGTGAAGGTGAAGAGGAGGATGGGTCGGACGCAGATGCAGTTGATAGTGTAGGATTAGACAATGTTGCTAAAGCTTACAACATCGTCAAGCAAGCCAATTCGGAAAGTGTAGATCCCAAAGGGGAAAAGAATGCAAGTCGCACCCCATTAAGCAGTTTACATCTTATAGACTTTGCCCATTCCAAATATGTTGATGGAGAAGGATACGAtgaaaatgttgttgaaggtgTGGAAAACTTGATAAAGATTCTTGAAGATATCAAACTGTCCTATTAGAAATAGATTAATAGACTTAAACACTTCACGGTACTATACTTTGCTTTTAACCTTTATTACTTTACATTTGACTGTAACAAAACTCTTTCACTAACTTCTACTTAGTACatttatttcaacaatttagtAATCTTACCAATAGCAATAGTAGTACCTTGATCTCTCAATGTAAATCTACCCAATTGGGGATAGTCATTATAAGTCTCAGCACAAACCGGTTCATTACATTCCAAAACGGCAATAATCTTCATACCCTTTTTGGCGAATGCTGGTGgtttttttgattttctatTGGTAcctttttccaatttatgtttcaattcaacaaatgtaacttcttcaattgctgTATGTAAATGCATAACACATGAAAACCCATTAgataaaattgatttcaattcaacaatggcaaTTTGGGCTTCAAATTTAGTGACTGTCTTGACTGGAttctttggtgatgttaACACGTAACCTGGTTgtaaatcttcttcttcgaCACCTTTAATCTTCAAACGAACTTGCTCTCCACTGAATGCAGTATCACATTCCTGTTCAGTTTCATTGTAAATGGTAATGACTTCAATTGGGGTCTTGTTGGGCATCATCAATAAGCTACCTCCTTTTCTAATGTGACCACTTTCGATTTTaccttcaacaacagtaCCCATATCCTTCATCTTACCGGAAATTGGCAACATGAATGGACCATTAATTTTTCTATTAACGGTACTCATATTGTCTAAAAATTCCAACAAGGATGGACCAGTGTACCATGGGCAGTCTTTGGCAGAAACTCTATCTTTCAATCCAGCACCGGTATAACCAGATACAGGCATGTTTATAATATCTTCCTTATTGTAGCCAATTCCCTTCAAAAACACACCTAACTTAGTGGTACATTCATTGTATCTTTCTTGTGACCAGTTAACAGTAGGATCATCCATTTTgttcacaacaacaacaatcttgtTAACACCTTGGGTCTTAGCCAAAAGTGCATGTTCTCTAGTTTGTCCACCTTTCTCAAACCCAGTTTCATATTCACCCTTTCTAGCACTAATGACCAAAATACCAACATCAGCTTGAGAAGCACCACCAATCATTTCAGAAACATACATTTTGTGACCTGGTGCATCCAATATAGTATATCTCCTCTTGTCGGTTTCAAAATATGCTTtaccaacttcaattgtCTTACCGtcatttctttcttctttgttggtATCCATAACCCATGATAAATACCAACCTTGTCTACCAGCATCTTTGGCTTCTCtttcatatttttcaactgtACGTTTGTCAACAGACCCAGTCAAGTACAAGATATTACCACCCATAGTTGACTTACCAGCATCAACGTGGCCCATAAAGATAATTGATACATGGTCTTTACCACCAAACATATCCTTgacaacttcttcatcaacttcatcttcttgtTCCTTGGCAACAGTGTCAGCAGTTACTGAAGTAGGTGCTTTTGCTGGAACTGGAGTAGATTGCTTTGATTTTGCTGGGGCAGGCGTAGTCTCTTTTGgagttggtgttgattcCTTGTTTGGCTTTTCTACTGGCTTTTCAACTGCTGCGGTTGATGGTGCTTCAGCTTTGGAAGCATCAGCGTCCTTCTTTGTCTCTTTGACTTCAATCTCggttttcttcttctcgTCTACACTAGGAGCTGGTGATGATTCTTTTGAAGCAGCAGGTGGAGTTGCACTagcatcttcttttttacTGGAGTTGGCCAACTTGATACCCGATGATGGTGCTAACTTCAAGGTCTTCTTCACTGGCTTGTTCAAAGATGATTGTTGAGCtgatttttgtttctcaaAATCGGCTAATGACATACCAgttggttgttgtggtggttgAGAAGCTTGTGGGTTATAAGCTTGATATCCAccatattgttgttgttgttgttgttgttgatatccACCatattgttggttttgctGATATCCGCCATATTGCTGGTATCCACCTCtattgttgtattgttgatatcCACCTCTATTGTTATACTGTTGGTAACCtcctttgttgttgtaatttGGTTGATATCCACCTTGCCCAGGAGTGTAAGCAccatattgttgttgtggttggtAAGCTTGAAATTGCTGATATCCGCCTGATGGGACAAACGCTTGGGCTTGGTTAGGATCGTAGTAGCCTTGTTGctgtgattgttgttgttgctgctgaGACTGGTTTCCACCAAGCGATgagttttgaaaatcctGATTCAAGTTATCTTGGTTATACTGATCTGACATTGTATAGTTCCTGAATTAATCACGATTTCTCGGTTCTCCTTAGGGATTCAGTATAGCACTAGTAAAAACTACGATTCAAAAGCTATTCAATAGTGAAACGTATCGGTGACCTTTACGACTATTGCTTGACCCATTGACATTTTTTCGTctgaaaaaaataaaaatttttctgAAGAGCCCCTCTGGATTAACACGTGACGTATGAGATTGATGAGACGAAAAGGTAGAGAAATATACGGCTTAGAATATTTCCCACGATTTGCTCAAATTTCAGATTCTGTCTTTCTATATCTGTGGTTGCTGTATCTACCCCCGACTGTTCTGTTGGTTCTGTATCCCACTAAAAGAAGTGAGTCCCATTGTTAGGCGgctttttttcatttccTTTTAcaacatttttttttctgcCCCTTAAGGAAAATGgagaaaacaacaaaatctcGACAATctaaattttgtttatctAAAATGTGTGGTTTAGATACAgcaaatcaatcaacttttcaactAAATCAAATAGCAAGATGCCCATTTTTGGTGATCATACACTCACAGCAGTTACTATtaaaatcaaccaattaGTAGAGCataaaaatgatgaagtgGAGGATTCAATGGAGTTATATTTATCAGATCTACTTGGATTAATAAATGTTCAACGTCAAACAGGAGCAACTGAAGCAGCGAGAGCTATTAGAAAGAAGATCAAGTATGGTGATAGTGCACAGGAACAAATCCGGGCACTACAACTCTTGGAGCTTTTGGTGCTCAATTCTGGTACCAAGATTGGTCCGATCATTGCTCGTGACGATAAGTTGTTGGATGTATTGAAGGGGATTATTAATGGCCACGGTAAAACAGGTTCTGGAACCAGCTATCACCCAAAGGTTAAAAAGACTGTGATCAACATGGCCATTGGATGGAAATCCGAACTTGATGGCTTGAAGGGGTATCAGTACATGCAAGGCTTGTACAAGACGATTCCAGGCATGAAGAAGCTTTCTAAAACTTCGCGCTCAGTTAGTGGCAGTGGGTCCAGACGAGgtaataatgatgatgataatgattaTGCGTTGGACGAGGACTCTGATCCATATGGAGATGATCACGCCTATGACGATGAACGTTCAATTTCAGAATCACCTAAACCCTCCAATTCGAGGTCACCAAAAGTGCCTCCTCCTCGCCCTACTACAGCTTCACCATATTCAATCAGAAATAAAAATTCGTCAAGTAAGAgagaaaaatcaaaaaagaaaaagaagagatcAAAGAATGGTATTGTTTATGCCGATTCTGAATACGGTATTCCACAGATCAACTACAAATTGGAAGCTCCGAAGATCAGACAGGTATTGACTGAATGTAATGATTATTCAATCTCTTtaaacaatcaattgttgcaacTTGCGCCGGATACTTTACCTCAAGATGATGACGAGATTATGaagaattttcaaaaatgcaaaaagaTTAGACGCAAGATATTAAAGtatttgcaatttgttgGTGCAGGAGACCCTCTGGAGAAATCACTGgaagttgcaaaacaaGATGAGGAGTTTTTAGCGAAGTTGATTTACGCCAATGAACAACTAGTTGaaacattcaaaaagtttgaCATCAAAGCAGGGCACTCACAAGCTAACCCAGCTCctgctgaagaagaagaattgagCGAAAGCGATGAGAGTTACTACTCaactgatgatgaggatgaagaggaagaggacGAAATACCAAACGAAGATCTGATTGCTGCAAGATTGCAATCGATTACGTTAGAGAACAGGCGACCACCACCTCCAGTTCCACAACTGTCCAAACCTGCTGGTAAGGATCAACCACAGCTGAGTGGTGAGCTTGAACGACCTAGTCTTTCCAAAATGGAAACTAGCGAATCCTTAGGAGACCCATTCGGTGATAAGAATACAGTTGACAAAAACAACTCCGTCTACTATTAATATAATGCCACGTCACTAGGGTTCAGCTTAAATACAAGTTAACTCGAAAGGAAGATTAAGGGGCTAGCAATTGTTGCATGTTGTAAGCTTTGCTAGAGTTTTATACAGAAGTTTATGTAATATAAAgatcattcaaattataACTGTATTGCTTCTAAATTGGTAGCTCAATTATataaaaacttttgatcTCCAGGTTTTTTAAACAATAGATGGTTGATCCACAATTGTACAAACTACCTAGACAAGAGACGTTGTGGGGAATTACAGGAGACTTTTTCTGATACTGTCAAATGTCGTCTGACACGAGAAACCCTACATCCCCCTTGACATTTACCCAAAATAGGACAAGATCGAGCTCGGCAGTATCGAATTggaagaaacaaaagtaCAAACAATATCAGCCACGATTTCTACATCAAACTTCAGATAATCACATTCCTTTACCATCAGCAGAATGCTTTCAGCTCGATTATATTCTAAATAATGTTCTTCATGACGAATCAGAACAAGTCATAAATGATCTACTAAATGTTGGtacaaattatcaaaaagatttgaGGCAGGAGATCAAGCATAAATTATCGACAGAGCAAAAGATTCAATTCAAGAATATCAGCATATGCCGCGAGACGAATAACATAAATCTGATTATTCATCAACGGagaaagaagttgaagaaggcATTAACATCATCGAATTTTGGTAATGTAAATGATACCAACACGTGTGATGAAGGGGAAGTCAACCAGCTCTTGAGAAAAAGTATTGAGATCAGTGACCTAATGAAAAAGACCATTTACAGGCTACAGGATTTAGAGGAGAAACACCGTCCTGGCCGTGAAAGTTTAGTAAGCATCAAGAGAGAAAAGTATCCCAATTTATATGATCTATTAAGCAAAAAAGCCGAAGCTGTGGAGCGTGAAAGTCCTGTGGTTGATGATACAGTAAAAAATGTCCATTCTGAGAGTGTTATTGAGCTCAGTGATGAGCAGGTACCGATTGAAGACCTTCACAGTACAGAAATTCACGATTCCCAGCTGGAGGTTGAATCACCATTCCttgtaaaaaaagaagttaCACAGCAGCATCCCAAACCGAATTCCAACAAACCCATATCTTCTGAAGATGACGCCATGGATCCCTCCGAGTTTGAGCTCTTCATGTCAAATAGTATAGTCAAATATCGCGAACAACAAAGCAAAAGTTTAAAGACCGTCAAAACCGAGGACCAAAGTTTAAACTCATCGCTATCTAGCCCCAAATCAAGTGGAAACCCATTAAATCTTTTATATTCTCAGCTAATATCCAACCCCAAATATCTAGATCAACACCAACGTGAACAAAATGCGTCAAGATATCCATTTTCATCGATTTTGTCAATGAAATCGTCAGCAACTATTAAATCAACACAACAAAGTtcacatttcaaaaagttgagGATTAATGGAAGTCCTCTCACTTCTGAGCATTTTAGACGCGAAAGAGAAAAGCTACAGCGTAACGAGCAATCCGAGGAAGCATTGACTGCTAAGATGTTGAAGGACTTGACTCTCGATCATGATGAAGGATTCTCTGAcgaaaatgaagaagtaTGGAACTCCTCTGGCATGAATACAGAGGATGACGAGGAGACggaaattgacaaaaacGGCACTCACAACCAAATTCGTCCTGAAGGTGACGTCTTGAATTCTGATGAAATTTCGTTCCTTTCGTCATCTGAGCTTGACACTTCTGACTCTGACTCATCGACTGATCTAATAAACCTCCAGCTTGCTAATAGTTATtatacaaatttgaaaaaaggCTTGAAACAAAAACGACATGATCATAGGGTCAAGAAGTCTGCGAATAGAAGAAAAACAAGGTTACAAGTGAAGGAGATGTCACCCACACCAAAACACCAACCATCGCATCATATACTAAAACCAAAAAGTTCTATTTTAAAAACTAAACCGACCTTTTCAGTTCAACAGCGATCGAACTTGCAGAATGAGAATCTGAATATTGCCAATGAAGCGTATGACCATGAAATAAGTGCATTATCTGAAGTAAACAACGCTTATGGTTCGAAGACTAGAAATTTTATTAGTTCCTACAATGCATGTGGAACAATTGTCTTGAAACATGACAAACATAAAGCTCATAGTGAACACGAACAAACAAATGAGGAGTTTATTTCTGATGGGGAGGGTAGTCCTCGctcaatatcaatattgaaaagcTTTGTTCAATAATTGTTGTTAATTACATATAGTCATATCGTTGGAACAAAATTATTGAGAAAGTGGTGGGCCTGTTATTTATACAGTTTTTGTATTGAGCTATTAAAAATTATAGAATAGACTattattgttttgatttataaAAAGCAGTGCAGATTCTTCCCTTTTATTGTATCGAATAGCGTGACTTCATCTTCAGACATCACTTGTTCACATACTCCCTACTTCCTTCTACGTTATCCACAcgtaaaagaaaaatagTATAACAATGCCAAACACAAGTAACCACATTTTCCAACTAATTCCTGCTCGCTGActcatcaccaccatctTATTATATGTATTCTTCAATGTGACTTTCcccttttcaaatccatttgttatttcatcattcaatttaacCAGCTTATTTATTTCAACTCCCATTTTCTCAcccaaatttttcaacatgtTTATTTTAGCACCCATGGtgttcaattcttcttcattttgcGATTCTAGCGATGATAGTAATGACTCGTCGAATTTagcatttgatgatgatgctcTTGGTGTAGAATCATAAGGTGATGACATGTTTGATCGCAGTGGTGGTGTTTGACTGCGCAGTGGACGTAAACCTGTGAAATTGTGCTGACCTGGTGTACTGAATAACTGAGTACGTAAGTCTCCTCTCTGGTGAGCGCCGCCAGCGGCTGAGTATCTAGATGTCATTATTTGATGAGGTGTCAGCTAACTGGTTctgttattgtttttgttcaGTTTTTTAATAGaagataaaaagaaatgttCTGCCGCAAAATGTAATGTGTATGCGTTTTCTTTACTaatcatcaaaaagataGAGAAACGGGATTGGAGACCACGATAACCACATCTACTCATGTCACAGGAAGTTCCGAAATCACTAAGTAATGTCAAGCATGTGGTTCTAATATTATCAGGAAAAGGTGGTGTCGGTAAATCGTCAGTGACAACCCAGACTGCACTTACATTAGTCAACAAAGGCTTTAACGTTGGCGTtcttgatattgatttaaCAGGTCCTTCCCTCCCGCGAATGTTCggtgttgaaaagaaacaagtGCATCAGTCTACACAAGGTTGGGTTCCAGTGCAAGTATATTCCAAATCAGAAACATCTTCAGGTGGAagtttgaagttgatgtcGTTGGGATTCTTACTTGGTGACCGAGGTAATTCGGTTGTTTGGAGAGGTCCAAAGAAAACGGCTAtgattaaacaatttttgaaagatgttGTGTGGAGTACTGATGAACCACTAGATTATCTACTCATTGATACTCCACCAGGTACATCTGATGAACATATAGCAATAGCAGAGGAGTTGCGATATGCACAACCAATCGACGGAGCTATTATTGTAACTACGCCACAGCAAGTGGCAACAGCTGATGTCCGCAAAGAGataaatttttgtaaaaaagtgaatttcaatatattAGGAGTGATTGAGAATATGTCGGGGTTTATTTGTCCATATTGTGCAGAATGCACCAACATTTTCTCCAGCGGCGGAGGTGAACAATTGGCCAAGCAATTAAATTTGAGGTATTTGGGTAATATACCGATAGATCCcagttttgttgagttgattGAGCTACAGGATGATAAAgacaagaaattgattgatttgtatCAAACGTCTGAGTTAAAACCGATCATGAGTGATGTTATAAATAAGATActacatttgaatttggagTCGAGAATTTAATACGTTTCAGTGTTATAGAATTTATAAACCATTTGcttttttccatttgttgattcttctttttaaaTCACCTGCAGATTGTTGGTAGATATTTAGTTTCTTGTCCCACTTCATCTTTTCGTAATCATCACCATATTTTTCATATAATGATTTCAACCAATCACTTTCCCTATCCGAAAGATGcctttctttcttcactTTGCTGTGTTGCTCAGCGTACTCCTCTAGTTGTTTAATGACGGAGTTTTCGacttcctcttcatcactttcttcatcttcaactttcATAGTTCCGTAAATAACTTTCAAGACTTCGTTGGTTTCTGGATCCCTTATAATTCTTGCTTCACCTTCAGGTATCTTGGAAGGATCATCGGTGTGTTCAATCTCATCAATAGTGACAGTTTCATTTGTAtctttgttcttctttttaCTTCTAAGCTCTGTCAATGTCTCTACTTTCTGTTCAACGCCACCTGCCATATGACCCAACTTTGCTCTTAATCCTAAGCgtttataattttgttgtaaagTTAATGATTTATCCCAATTCTGTGCAATTATGGGATTTGAGTACACATTTATGTTACGTTGTTTATCCTTTGTTCTTCTGGTATTCTTTTTGACAGATGATCTAGccatctttcttttccttaCTGAAACCATAGCGACTGATGATAAAGTGTAGTGGTAATATCAAGTTAGGTGGTTgcaagagaagaagagatgAGGATTTTTTTGTGtctcaaaattttaatttcatTCCGATGCGACAAGGAGAAATTGACAAGCAACAGCAGTTAGTAATACATTACGAAAGCCCATGTTGCACTACATTTGATGTTTCTGACATTCATATTTGAGGGCTCTGCTTTAATTAACTTCAACTAAACTACTTACTAAGCAGAGACCTATTAAGTATATATCATATTTGTTTAGAATTCTCTCTCTCGGGGATGTGATATTAATTCTCAAAACCTGCAGGCTCAGCTGCTGTCGCAGTTTCTGAGTTTTCTCCGTT is a genomic window containing:
- a CDS encoding Bet1 protein (S. cerevisiae homolog BET1 has SNAP receptor activity and has role in retrograde vesicle-mediated transport, Golgi to ER, ER to Golgi vesicle-mediated transport), producing MTSRYSAAGGAHQRGDLRTQLFSTPGQHNFTGLRPSRSQTPPSRSNMSSPYDSTPRASSSNAKFDESLLSSLESQNEEELNTMGAKINMLKNLGEKMGVEINKSVKLNDEITNGFEKGKVTLKNTYNKMVVMSQRAGISWKMWLLVFGIVILFFFYVWIT
- a CDS encoding Ipk2 inositol polyphosphate multikinase: MDSFNSSTLPFKASKHQAAGHDGCMTSDSLFIKPTTRQELDFYTETVRRDVVKEESSEEGVPLGTLLSHWMPTFLGSLQKGELSTDSISGDLLTSSAWQDNALVQDDKEYIVLSNLYHGFKKPSILDIKLGSRLTDDAVTPLEKIQRLQKVSESTTSGSHSFRICGMKVYNGDDETKPNELFTGMNNTIAVANGEYGDDSSESKSSHKYLVYDKFFGRSLDSKTIQQGLKLYFKPILSNKPIFVCLLTNLILRLQLIFNCLLDCDTRMYSASLLFIYESDPEVLSQVAIADYQDHDPLVKEFDLSDDDDDDDDDGKDEDKDKDEGEGEEEDGSDADAVDSVGLDNVAKAYNIVKQANSESVDPKGEKNASRTPLSSLHLIDFAHSKYVDGEGYDENVVEGVENLIKILEDIKSSY
- a CDS encoding Lsb5 protein (S. cerevisiae homolog LSB5 has role actin filament organization, endocytosis, actin cortical patch localization and localizes to actin cortical patch), which codes for MPIFGDHTLTAVTIKINQLVEHKNDEVEDSMELYLSDLLGLINVQRQTGATEAARAIRKKIKYGDSAQEQIRALQLLELLVLNSGTKIGPIIARDDKLLDVLKGIINGHGKTGSGTSYHPKVKKTVINMAIGWKSELDGLKGYQYMQGLYKTIPGMKKLSKTSRSVSGSGSRRGNNDDDNDYALDEDSDPYGDDHAYDDERSISESPKPSNSRSPKVPPPRPTTASPYSIRNKNSSSKREKSKKKKKRSKNGIVYADSEYGIPQINYKLEAPKIRQVLTECNDYSISLNNQLLQLAPDTLPQDDDEIMKNFQKCKKIRRKILKYLQFVGAGDPSEKSSEVAKQDEEFLAKLIYANEQLVETFKKFDIKAGHSQANPAPAEEEELSESDESYYSTDDEDEEEEDEIPNEDSIAARLQSITLENRRPPPPVPQSSKPAGKDQPQSSGELERPSLSKMETSESLGDPFGDKNTVDKNNSVYY
- a CDS encoding Cfd1 protein (S. cerevisiae homolog CFD1 has 4 4 sulfur binding, has role in tRNA wobble uridine modification, iron-sulfur cluster assembly and localizes cytoplasm) — translated: MSQEVPKSLSNVKHVVLILSGKGGVGKSSVTTQTALTLVNKGFNVGVLDIDLTGPSLPRMFGVEKKQVHQSTQGWVPVQVYSKSETSSGGSLKLMSLGFLLGDRGNSVVWRGPKKTAMIKQFLKDVVWSTDEPLDYLLIDTPPGTSDEHIAIAEELRYAQPIDGAIIVTTPQQVATADVRKEINFCKKVNFNILGVIENMSGFICPYCAECTNIFSSGGGEQLAKQLNLRYLGNIPIDPSFVELIELQDDKDKKLIDLYQTSELKPIMSDVINKILHLNLESRI
- a CDS encoding Sup35 translation factor eRF3; this translates as MSDQYNQDNLNQDFQNSSLGGNQSQQQQQQSQQQGYYDPNQAQAFVPSGGYQQFQAYQPQQQYGAYTPGQGGYQPNYNNKGGYQQYNNRGGYQQYNNRGGYQQYGGYQQNQQYGGYQQQQQQQQYGGYQAYNPQASQPPQQPTGMSLADFEKQKSAQQSSLNKPVKKTLKLAPSSGIKLANSSKKEDASATPPAASKESSPAPSVDEKKKTEIEVKETKKDADASKAEAPSTAAVEKPVEKPNKESTPTPKETTPAPAKSKQSTPVPAKAPTSVTADTVAKEQEDEVDEEVVKDMFGGKDHVSIIFMGHVDAGKSTMGGNILYLTGSVDKRTVEKYEREAKDAGRQGWYLSWVMDTNKEERNDGKTIEVGKAYFETDKRRYTILDAPGHKMYVSEMIGGASQADVGILVISARKGEYETGFEKGGQTREHALLAKTQGVNKIVVVVNKMDDPTVNWSQERYNECTTKLGVFLKGIGYNKEDIINMPVSGYTGAGLKDRVSAKDCPWYTGPSLLEFLDNMSTVNRKINGPFMLPISGKMKDMGTVVEGKIESGHIRKGGSLLMMPNKTPIEVITIYNETEQECDTAFSGEQVRLKIKGVEEEDLQPGYVLTSPKNPVKTVTKFEAQIAIVELKSILSNGFSCVMHLHTAIEEVTFVELKHKLEKGTNRKSKKPPAFAKKGMKIIAVLECNEPVCAETYNDYPQLGRFTLRDQGTTIAIGKITKLLK